One segment of Streptomyces sp. YIM 121038 DNA contains the following:
- a CDS encoding LysR family transcriptional regulator: MELRQLEYFAAVADEGGFSRAADRLGIVQSAVSQQVRRLERELGVRLFRRTTRHVELTGAGERLLPEARAVLAAARRTRQVAADLAAGGAPLRLGTVQGPGDRLHRLLADLAVAAPRLPVRLRRLGLAERLAAVRSGELDAALVRAADTAPGLELLPVWSDPLYVALPAGHRLAGSSPLRLEQLGELPLRLAPREQNPPFHDLVTGALRAAGAGPPLGPPFTTLQETLAEIGAGAPSWTVFYEVAGLPSFPRVAVRPLAAPAVTTYVAVPAGAPGPALRQLLDVLP, encoded by the coding sequence GTGGAACTGCGCCAGCTCGAGTACTTCGCGGCGGTCGCCGACGAGGGCGGCTTCAGCCGGGCCGCCGACCGGCTCGGCATCGTCCAGTCGGCGGTGAGCCAGCAGGTGCGCCGCCTGGAGCGCGAGCTCGGCGTCCGGCTCTTCCGGCGCACCACGCGCCACGTCGAACTCACCGGCGCGGGCGAGCGCCTGCTGCCCGAGGCGCGCGCGGTGCTCGCCGCGGCGCGCCGCACCCGTCAGGTCGCGGCCGACCTCGCGGCGGGCGGGGCGCCGCTGCGCCTCGGCACCGTGCAGGGCCCCGGCGACCGGCTCCACCGGCTGCTCGCGGACCTCGCGGTCGCGGCGCCCCGCCTCCCCGTCCGGCTGCGGCGCCTGGGGCTCGCGGAGCGGCTCGCCGCGGTGCGCTCCGGCGAGCTGGACGCGGCCCTCGTCCGGGCGGCGGACACCGCGCCGGGGCTCGAACTCCTGCCGGTGTGGAGCGATCCGCTGTACGTGGCCCTGCCGGCGGGGCACCGGCTCGCGGGCTCGTCCCCGCTCCGCCTCGAACAGCTCGGGGAGCTGCCGCTGCGCCTCGCGCCGCGCGAGCAGAACCCGCCGTTCCACGACCTGGTGACCGGCGCGCTGCGGGCGGCCGGGGCGGGGCCGCCGCTCGGGCCGCCGTTCACCACGCTCCAGGAGACCCTGGCCGAGATCGGCGCGGGCGCCCCGTCGTGGACGGTCTTCTACGAGGTGGCGGGCCTGCCGTCGTTCCCGCGCGTGGCGGTGCGGCCGCTCGCCGCCCCGGCCGTCACGACGTATGTGGCGGTGCCCGCGGGGGCGCCGGGGCCCGCGCTCCGGCAGCTGCTCGACGTGCTGCCCTGA
- a CDS encoding helix-turn-helix transcriptional regulator → MTTDFQQARQALGRRLRELRGKGTTQRQLGALLGWPQAKVSKLETGRQTATPEDLTAWAQATGHPAVTEELVARLQGMETHSRSWRRQLSAGHRPVQDVLTVEYERSKALRAWQGAMVVGMLQTPDYARNVFSRFTDLQRSPRDIEEAVRARVRRQELLYQRGRAFHIVLWEAALHAGLAPPDVLAAQMDKLTNVIGLDTVQLGIVPFGAQLALPPATGFWLYDDRLVIVEEWHAELWLDDPESLGVYQRVWDKLSASAVYGTHARRLITRARAHFADA, encoded by the coding sequence GTGACCACGGACTTCCAACAGGCCCGTCAGGCCCTGGGCCGCCGACTGCGTGAGCTGCGTGGCAAAGGGACCACTCAACGGCAGCTGGGAGCCCTCTTGGGGTGGCCGCAGGCCAAGGTGTCCAAGCTGGAGACCGGACGTCAGACGGCCACCCCCGAAGACCTGACAGCCTGGGCTCAAGCCACTGGTCATCCTGCGGTCACCGAAGAACTGGTCGCCCGCCTTCAGGGCATGGAGACGCACTCTCGGTCGTGGAGGCGCCAGCTGAGTGCGGGGCACCGTCCTGTTCAGGACGTTCTTACGGTGGAGTACGAACGGTCCAAGGCACTGCGGGCCTGGCAGGGGGCCATGGTCGTAGGCATGCTCCAGACCCCGGACTACGCCAGGAACGTCTTCTCGCGCTTCACCGATCTCCAGCGGTCCCCGCGGGACATCGAGGAGGCCGTGAGGGCCCGTGTACGACGCCAGGAGCTGCTGTACCAGCGGGGCCGCGCCTTCCACATCGTGTTGTGGGAGGCAGCCCTGCACGCGGGGCTCGCACCGCCGGACGTGTTGGCCGCGCAGATGGACAAGCTCACCAACGTGATCGGCCTGGACACGGTGCAACTGGGCATCGTGCCGTTCGGCGCTCAGCTCGCGCTGCCTCCGGCCACGGGCTTCTGGCTGTACGACGACCGGCTCGTGATCGTGGAGGAGTGGCACGCCGAGCTCTGGCTCGATGATCCAGAAAGCTTGGGCGTGTACCAACGGGTGTGGGACAAGCTCAGCGCGTCAGCGGTCTACGGCACGCATGCGCGGCGCCTGATCACGCGGGCCCGGGCGCATTTCGCTGACGCGTGA
- a CDS encoding MFS transporter, with the protein MPSEQEATVHGGPTASTSPAPEAGGPVPPADAGGRVPPADTEGAVPPADAAEAVPPADTEGPGGPRPSEPVAAPAAPAAESVFRAPYAALTWGIVLSVGLVAFESMGVATVLPDIAERLGGLHAYGWGLSALMLANLIGTVAAGRDADRHGPARPLAVGLVVFAVGCALAGAAPNWPVFLAGRFLQGLGVGAVMALAYAAISLAYPQRLRARMFALVAGGWTVPSLVGPTLAAVISDHISWRGVFVLLLPLIAVAAALALPQLRRLDRPEGAASTPADTPAARWWATPVARSVLLAAGTGVLLAGLQLRQLALLVPLVVAGGVAGVLALRTVTPPGTLAVRRGVPTGVVLRFLLCGAYFGSEAFLPLGLVRLRDLSASEAGLGLSAGAITWVLGAAWQGRADGRWSGRSRAVPIAAGFAVLLVGIVVMALGVLVDAVPALVAVVGWATGGAGMGVAFNAATTDAMEQAPADRQGEASGAMQLAQTLAVAVLSGLGGAAVSLASAYGSTVTVALTATFTLTGALAAAGILAAHRIRPAAS; encoded by the coding sequence TTGCCGTCAGAGCAGGAAGCGACCGTCCACGGCGGTCCCACCGCGTCCACGTCCCCCGCGCCCGAAGCGGGCGGCCCGGTCCCACCGGCCGACGCGGGCGGCCGGGTCCCACCCGCCGACACGGAGGGGGCGGTCCCCCCGGCTGACGCGGCAGAGGCGGTCCCACCCGCCGACACGGAAGGGCCGGGCGGGCCGCGGCCGTCGGAGCCCGTCGCCGCCCCTGCCGCCCCCGCCGCCGAGAGCGTCTTCCGCGCCCCCTACGCCGCCCTGACCTGGGGCATCGTCCTGTCCGTCGGGCTCGTGGCCTTCGAGTCGATGGGCGTGGCCACCGTCCTGCCCGACATCGCGGAGCGGCTCGGCGGCCTGCACGCCTACGGCTGGGGCCTGTCCGCGCTGATGCTCGCCAACCTCATCGGCACCGTCGCCGCGGGCCGCGACGCCGACCGGCACGGCCCGGCGCGGCCGCTCGCCGTCGGGCTCGTCGTGTTCGCCGTCGGCTGCGCGCTCGCCGGGGCCGCGCCCAACTGGCCCGTCTTCCTCGCCGGGCGCTTCCTCCAGGGGCTCGGCGTCGGCGCGGTGATGGCACTCGCCTACGCGGCCATCTCGCTGGCCTACCCCCAGCGGCTGCGGGCGCGGATGTTCGCGCTGGTCGCGGGCGGCTGGACGGTGCCCTCCCTCGTCGGCCCGACACTCGCCGCCGTGATCTCCGACCACATCTCCTGGCGCGGCGTCTTCGTCCTGCTGCTGCCCCTGATCGCGGTCGCCGCCGCCCTCGCGCTGCCGCAGCTGCGCCGTCTGGACCGGCCCGAAGGCGCCGCGAGCACCCCGGCCGACACCCCGGCGGCCCGCTGGTGGGCCACTCCGGTCGCGCGCAGCGTGCTGCTCGCGGCGGGCACCGGCGTCCTGCTCGCCGGGCTCCAGCTGCGCCAACTCGCCCTGCTGGTCCCGCTGGTCGTGGCCGGCGGCGTCGCCGGGGTGCTCGCCCTGCGCACGGTCACGCCGCCCGGCACCCTCGCGGTGCGGCGCGGCGTGCCGACGGGGGTCGTGCTGCGCTTCCTGCTGTGCGGGGCGTACTTCGGCAGCGAGGCGTTCCTGCCGCTCGGCCTGGTCCGGCTGCGGGACCTGAGCGCGTCCGAGGCGGGTCTCGGCCTCTCGGCGGGCGCGATCACCTGGGTGCTCGGCGCCGCCTGGCAGGGGCGGGCCGACGGCCGCTGGAGCGGGCGTTCGCGCGCCGTGCCGATCGCGGCCGGGTTCGCGGTGCTGCTCGTGGGCATCGTGGTGATGGCGCTCGGCGTCCTCGTCGACGCGGTGCCCGCCCTGGTCGCCGTGGTGGGCTGGGCGACCGGCGGCGCGGGCATGGGTGTGGCGTTCAACGCGGCCACCACCGACGCCATGGAGCAGGCGCCCGCCGACCGGCAGGGCGAGGCCAGCGGCGCGATGCAGCTCGCCCAGACCCTGGCGGTCGCGGTGCTCAGCGGCCTCGGCGGCGCCGCCGTCTCGCTGGCGTCGGCGTACGGCTCGACGGTGACGGTCGCCCTGACCGCCACCTTCACGCTCACCGGCGCGCTCGCGGCGGCCGGGATCCTGGCGGCCCACCGCATCCGGCCCGCGGCGTCCTGA
- a CDS encoding GAF and ANTAR domain-containing protein produces MRADRPGGDASDGSSGAGRRRVGGALAAAVAAAAEPREVPAALCRGCLALVAVSGASLSFIAGQEVRALWWASDSVAAALAEAQYTLGEGPCQSAFTLAAPVLLGDLTSGAHTWRWPVFAQQARGLGVRAVFSLPLGAGARPLGTLDLYRDTAGDLSPRELRTALIVCDAVTFAVLDLGFGGTGTGAAADEAAASWIEAAEADHMEVHQAVGMVMVQLGVGPRHALDLLRARAFAEGWGVSEVAREVVDRRLRFRRDDDGGGPGPAAGGSTGEGPR; encoded by the coding sequence ATGCGAGCTGATCGCCCTGGCGGCGACGCGTCCGACGGTTCCTCGGGGGCGGGGCGACGGCGCGTCGGCGGCGCCCTGGCCGCGGCCGTCGCCGCCGCGGCCGAGCCCCGGGAGGTGCCCGCGGCCCTGTGCCGGGGCTGTCTCGCGCTGGTCGCGGTGAGCGGCGCGTCGCTGTCCTTCATCGCGGGCCAGGAGGTACGAGCGCTGTGGTGGGCCAGCGACTCCGTCGCGGCCGCGCTCGCCGAGGCGCAGTACACGCTGGGCGAGGGCCCGTGCCAGAGCGCGTTCACGCTGGCCGCGCCGGTGCTCCTCGGCGATCTGACCAGCGGCGCGCACACCTGGCGCTGGCCCGTCTTCGCCCAGCAGGCCCGGGGCCTCGGCGTCCGCGCGGTCTTCTCGCTGCCGCTCGGCGCCGGGGCACGGCCGCTCGGCACGCTCGACCTGTACCGGGACACCGCCGGTGACCTGTCCCCACGCGAGCTGCGTACGGCACTGATCGTGTGCGACGCGGTGACGTTCGCCGTCCTGGACCTCGGATTCGGCGGGACGGGCACCGGCGCGGCGGCGGACGAGGCAGCGGCGTCGTGGATCGAGGCCGCGGAAGCCGACCACATGGAGGTCCACCAGGCCGTCGGCATGGTGATGGTCCAGCTGGGCGTCGGCCCGCGGCACGCCCTGGACCTGCTGCGGGCGCGGGCCTTCGCCGAAGGGTGGGGGGTGAGCGAGGTGGCGCGCGAGGTCGTGGACCGCAGGCTCCGGTTCCGACGGGACGACGACGGCGGCGGGCCCGGTCCCGCTGCGGGGGGCTCCACGGGCGAGGGCCCGCGCTAG
- a CDS encoding RICIN domain-containing protein has product MRKTYQSVGLLAAVGLAITFASVSSSASADTARKERPKAVGSQIVSNFNNRCLNVAHLNTGDGASVQMYDCDGSPSRRWTPNGPEFRSDLSGRCLEPAIDNGDNGAAIQVFGCAGLPRQQWHWNGTELHTALNHRCLAIADANYWQGASVVLKDCSGAGNQQWHLG; this is encoded by the coding sequence ATGCGCAAGACGTATCAGTCGGTGGGATTGCTTGCGGCGGTCGGACTGGCGATCACCTTCGCCTCCGTCTCCTCGTCGGCGTCCGCCGACACGGCCCGCAAGGAGAGACCCAAGGCGGTCGGTTCGCAGATCGTCTCCAACTTCAACAACAGGTGCCTGAACGTCGCCCATCTGAACACCGGCGACGGCGCCTCCGTGCAGATGTACGACTGCGATGGTTCGCCCAGCCGACGCTGGACGCCCAACGGCCCCGAGTTCCGGAGCGACCTGAGCGGCAGATGCCTGGAGCCGGCCATCGACAACGGTGACAACGGGGCGGCGATCCAGGTGTTCGGCTGCGCCGGTCTGCCCCGGCAGCAGTGGCACTGGAACGGCACCGAGCTGCACACCGCCCTCAACCACCGGTGTCTGGCCATCGCCGACGCGAACTACTGGCAGGGCGCCTCGGTCGTACTCAAGGACTGCTCGGGTGCCGGCAATCAGCAGTGGCACCTCGGCTGA
- a CDS encoding TetR/AcrR family transcriptional regulator, translated as MATPDSAAPPARSAGRPRDTRLDEAIVRATLDLLEESGYPHLTLEGVARRAGTTKPAIRRRWPSRQHLVIAALAETMGTAPTPDTGCTHCDLILGIETLSQAFGGTLGRRTLPALVAELADDPDLDRVFTETVFRPRRATTEAALRRGIERGDIRPDADIDLLLDMLGATTYHRVLFGHLPVTDALAHDVVMTVMGGAATPRWRGHYQRHHERADSQV; from the coding sequence ATGGCAACCCCGGATTCCGCAGCCCCGCCCGCCCGTTCGGCGGGCCGCCCGCGCGACACCCGGCTCGACGAGGCCATCGTCAGGGCGACGCTCGACCTCCTGGAGGAGTCCGGCTATCCGCACCTGACGCTCGAAGGCGTGGCCCGGCGCGCGGGTACCACCAAGCCGGCCATCCGCCGCCGCTGGCCGTCCCGGCAGCACCTCGTGATCGCCGCGCTCGCCGAGACCATGGGCACCGCGCCCACCCCCGACACCGGGTGCACGCACTGCGACCTCATCCTCGGCATCGAGACCCTCAGCCAGGCCTTCGGCGGCACCCTCGGGCGCCGCACGCTGCCCGCGCTCGTGGCCGAACTGGCCGACGACCCCGACCTCGACCGCGTCTTCACCGAGACGGTCTTCCGGCCCCGCAGGGCCACCACCGAGGCGGCGCTGCGCCGGGGCATCGAGCGCGGCGACATCCGCCCGGACGCCGACATCGACCTGCTCCTGGACATGCTCGGCGCCACCACGTACCACCGCGTGCTCTTCGGGCACCTGCCGGTCACCGACGCGCTCGCGCACGACGTGGTGATGACGGTGATGGGCGGCGCGGCCACGCCGCGCTGGCGCGGGCACTACCAGCGCCACCACGAGCGTGCGGACAGCCAGGTCTAG
- a CDS encoding maleylpyruvate isomerase family mycothiol-dependent enzyme has translation MALSSAPDLPWLGPPIDARPLFAAEHAALLATLRALEPADWRREAVPGWTVRDLAAHLVGDCYGRLARDRDRHEGGPRPAPGETLEAFIHRLNQEWVDAWARVSPAALIDTLDLVGAQVARLFATADLDAASLGVSWAGADPAPMWLDCAREFTEFWTHRQQLRHAVGQESDPGPRALAVVLDTFMRALPHTLRHTGAPVGTRVQVRVGGPSGGTWTATATGAGGAGRWSLALSDAVTGERDARAADAVVEFDAETAWRLCTRGISPAAALALARTEGDRQLVEAAGQIVSVVH, from the coding sequence ATGGCTCTTTCCTCCGCCCCCGACCTCCCGTGGCTCGGCCCTCCGATCGACGCCCGCCCCCTTTTCGCCGCCGAGCACGCGGCGCTCCTGGCGACGCTGCGCGCTCTGGAGCCCGCCGACTGGCGGCGGGAGGCCGTACCCGGCTGGACCGTGCGCGATCTCGCCGCGCACCTCGTCGGCGACTGCTACGGACGCCTCGCCCGTGACCGCGACCGCCACGAGGGAGGGCCGCGCCCCGCGCCCGGCGAGACCCTTGAGGCGTTCATCCACCGCCTCAACCAGGAGTGGGTCGACGCCTGGGCGCGCGTGAGCCCCGCCGCCCTCATCGACACCCTGGACCTGGTCGGCGCGCAGGTCGCCCGCCTCTTCGCGACCGCGGACCTCGACGCCGCCTCGCTGGGCGTCTCCTGGGCGGGGGCCGACCCGGCGCCGATGTGGCTCGACTGCGCGCGTGAGTTCACCGAGTTCTGGACGCACCGCCAGCAGCTCCGCCACGCCGTCGGCCAGGAGAGCGACCCCGGGCCGCGCGCCCTCGCCGTGGTCCTCGACACCTTCATGCGGGCGCTGCCGCACACCCTGCGGCACACGGGGGCGCCCGTCGGCACCCGGGTCCAGGTGCGCGTCGGCGGCCCGTCCGGCGGTACGTGGACGGCGACCGCCACGGGGGCAGGCGGGGCGGGCCGCTGGTCCCTGGCCCTGTCGGACGCCGTGACCGGGGAACGGGACGCCCGGGCGGCCGACGCCGTGGTCGAATTCGACGCCGAGACCGCGTGGCGGCTGTGCACTCGCGGCATCTCCCCGGCCGCAGCGTTGGCCCTCGCCCGTACGGAGGGTGACCGTCAACTCGTCGAAGCGGCAGGCCAGATCGTGTCCGTCGTCCACTAA
- a CDS encoding NAD(P)/FAD-dependent oxidoreductase, which produces MVVVEVVTMTDQLSDSYDVVVIGGGAAGLNGALMLARARRSVAVIDAGAPRNAPADGVHGLLAREGMPPAELLARGRAEVRGYGGHVASGTVAAVTRDAGGFAVAPADGRTVRARRLLVATGLVDELPDVPGLRDRWGRDVLHCPYCHGWEVRDRAVGILAGGPMAVHQALLFRQLSDDVTFFTHSAAPPSAEDAERLAARGVRVVHGEVTGLEIVDDRLAGVRLGDGRVVAREALAVSPRIVARAGFLAALGLRVAEHPLGIGEYVPCDATGRTDVPGVWVAGNVTDLSAQVGSAAAAGAAAGAQINADLVTEDTRLAVETHRAAYGVSAC; this is translated from the coding sequence ATGGTCGTCGTGGAGGTGGTCACGATGACCGATCAGCTGAGCGACAGCTACGACGTGGTGGTGATCGGCGGCGGTGCCGCCGGACTGAACGGGGCCCTGATGCTGGCCCGGGCGCGGCGTTCCGTGGCGGTGATCGACGCGGGCGCGCCGCGCAACGCCCCGGCCGACGGCGTGCACGGGCTCCTGGCCAGGGAGGGGATGCCGCCCGCCGAGCTCCTCGCGCGCGGCCGGGCGGAGGTACGCGGATACGGCGGGCACGTGGCGTCCGGCACGGTGGCCGCCGTGACCCGTGACGCGGGGGGCTTCGCGGTGGCGCCGGCCGACGGCCGTACGGTCCGGGCGCGGCGGCTCCTCGTGGCCACCGGCCTCGTCGACGAGCTGCCGGACGTGCCGGGGCTGCGCGACCGCTGGGGCCGGGACGTGCTGCACTGTCCGTACTGCCACGGCTGGGAGGTCCGCGACCGGGCCGTCGGGATCCTCGCCGGAGGGCCGATGGCCGTGCACCAGGCGCTGCTGTTCCGGCAGTTGAGCGACGACGTCACGTTCTTCACCCACAGCGCGGCGCCGCCGTCCGCCGAGGACGCGGAGCGGCTCGCCGCTCGCGGCGTCCGCGTGGTGCACGGCGAGGTGACGGGCCTTGAGATCGTGGACGACCGCCTCGCCGGGGTGCGGCTCGGCGACGGCAGGGTGGTGGCCCGCGAGGCGCTGGCGGTGTCGCCGCGGATCGTGGCGCGCGCCGGTTTCCTCGCGGCGCTCGGGCTGCGGGTGGCCGAACACCCGCTGGGCATCGGCGAGTACGTCCCCTGCGACGCGACCGGCCGTACCGATGTGCCCGGGGTGTGGGTCGCGGGCAACGTGACCGATCTGTCCGCCCAGGTCGGCTCGGCCGCGGCGGCGGGTGCCGCGGCCGGTGCCCAGATCAACGCCGACCTGGTCACCGAGGACACCCGCCTGGCCGTCGAGACCCACCGCGCCGCGTACGGCGTCAGCGCGTGCTGA
- a CDS encoding DUF6879 family protein — MARRLWKVGTNSGNDGCPTLYEVPGSDRFVVQGATVIDPKELGQLERLAKGESAVVVPRELLANFGPKEPVHVPQFITFDEFTSMFTTLKHSAWRLETRGRYASDEATDTYAQFLAEGRVDWDFDDPWCRGRREQAALGKRFERVRVLDEPPTAGQLYLLDNARRNTAVGEDIRVLTRGKAVELGLPDQDFWVFDSRAVGLLHFDDGDEITRVELITDPVQVLRYAQAREAAWHHAIPYDQA; from the coding sequence ATGGCCCGACGTCTGTGGAAGGTCGGCACGAACAGTGGCAACGACGGCTGTCCCACCCTGTACGAGGTCCCCGGGTCGGACCGGTTCGTCGTCCAGGGCGCGACCGTCATCGACCCGAAGGAGCTTGGCCAGCTGGAGAGGTTGGCCAAGGGGGAGAGTGCCGTCGTCGTACCGCGCGAACTGCTCGCGAATTTCGGCCCCAAGGAGCCTGTGCACGTGCCTCAGTTCATCACTTTCGACGAGTTCACCAGCATGTTCACTACGCTGAAGCACTCGGCCTGGCGGTTGGAGACCCGCGGCCGGTATGCGTCCGATGAAGCCACCGACACGTACGCGCAGTTTCTCGCCGAGGGCCGGGTGGACTGGGATTTCGACGATCCGTGGTGCCGCGGACGCCGCGAACAGGCGGCGCTGGGGAAGAGGTTCGAGCGCGTTCGGGTCCTCGACGAGCCGCCGACCGCGGGGCAGCTGTACCTGCTCGACAACGCGCGCCGGAACACAGCCGTCGGCGAGGACATCCGCGTCCTCACGCGCGGCAAAGCCGTTGAGCTCGGCCTCCCGGACCAGGACTTCTGGGTCTTCGACTCGCGCGCCGTGGGCCTGCTGCACTTCGACGACGGCGACGAGATCACCCGCGTCGAACTGATCACCGATCCTGTCCAGGTGCTGCGCTACGCCCAGGCCCGCGAGGCCGCATGGCACCATGCCATCCCCTACGACCAGGCCTGA
- a CDS encoding cupin domain-containing protein, whose amino-acid sequence MTDPQPTAAALVVRPGTAERVPLPHGGAFELLADAAATGGSLGVNRLTLADGADGARPHLHALSTELFYVLDGTLDLFLDGALETVGRGGLVVVPPGLPHAFGAAAGASADLLAVLTPGVDRFDYFRSLGRIQHGLDSFDSLLPEQDRYDVHFLDATDWRAARAAAGAPAAQGAQRAKGRRMP is encoded by the coding sequence ATGACCGACCCCCAGCCCACCGCCGCAGCCCTGGTCGTGCGGCCCGGCACCGCCGAGCGCGTGCCGCTGCCGCACGGCGGCGCCTTCGAACTGCTCGCCGACGCCGCCGCCACCGGCGGCTCCCTGGGCGTCAACCGGCTGACGCTCGCCGACGGCGCGGACGGCGCGCGGCCGCATCTGCACGCCCTGTCGACGGAGCTGTTCTACGTCCTCGACGGGACCCTCGACCTCTTCCTGGACGGCGCGCTTGAGACCGTGGGGCGCGGCGGGCTCGTCGTCGTACCGCCCGGGCTGCCCCACGCCTTCGGCGCCGCCGCCGGGGCGAGCGCCGATCTGCTCGCGGTCCTCACGCCGGGTGTCGACCGTTTCGACTACTTCCGGTCCCTCGGCCGCATCCAGCACGGCCTGGACTCCTTCGACAGCCTCCTGCCCGAACAGGACCGCTACGACGTGCACTTCCTGGACGCCACGGACTGGCGGGCGGCGCGCGCCGCGGCCGGGGCCCCGGCCGCCCAGGGAGCACAACGCGCCAAAGGCCGCCGAATGCCCTGA
- a CDS encoding SMP-30/gluconolactonase/LRE family protein encodes MPTLGASRARARRAAGSVPPSPLPPLHVLRLPAAGPEDVVVDGTGRVLTGTADGRILRVTLPGPGRGGRVEELARTGGRPLGLEPLPDGRLLVCDAHRGLLRVAPEDGGPVEVLADAVAGEPLRFCSNATAAPDGTVYFTVSSRRYGLDDWRADIVEHVGTGRLLRLAPGGAPEVLLDGLHFANGAALAPDASYVTVAETGARRLTRYWLTGPRAGRADPLVEDLPGFPDNLSRAADGTLWVALAGPREPLLDQLHRAPAAVRRAAAAAARRVRVPPRRVLRVMAFSPGGGTVHDLARRGAGYRMVTSVSAHAGTLVLGSLVEPGIAVCALPPARV; translated from the coding sequence ATGCCCACCCTCGGTGCCTCGCGCGCGCGTGCCCGGCGCGCGGCAGGCTCGGTCCCGCCGTCTCCCCTGCCGCCGCTGCACGTCCTGCGGCTGCCCGCCGCCGGTCCGGAGGACGTCGTCGTCGACGGCACGGGCCGGGTGCTCACCGGCACCGCCGACGGCCGGATCCTGCGCGTCACGCTGCCGGGGCCGGGGCGCGGGGGCCGGGTGGAGGAGCTGGCCCGCACCGGCGGCAGGCCGCTGGGCCTCGAACCGCTTCCGGACGGGCGGCTGCTCGTCTGCGACGCGCACCGGGGCCTGCTGCGCGTCGCCCCGGAGGACGGCGGCCCGGTCGAGGTCCTCGCCGACGCGGTCGCCGGGGAGCCGCTGAGGTTCTGCAGCAACGCGACCGCCGCCCCCGACGGCACCGTGTACTTCACGGTGTCCAGCCGCCGTTACGGCCTCGACGACTGGCGGGCCGACATCGTCGAGCACGTCGGCACCGGCCGCCTGCTGCGGCTCGCCCCGGGCGGCGCGCCCGAAGTGCTGCTCGACGGGCTGCACTTCGCGAACGGGGCGGCCCTGGCACCCGACGCCTCGTACGTCACCGTGGCCGAGACCGGCGCCCGCCGCCTCACCCGGTACTGGCTCACCGGCCCCAGGGCGGGGCGGGCCGACCCCCTCGTCGAGGACCTGCCCGGCTTCCCCGACAACCTGTCGCGCGCCGCGGACGGGACGCTCTGGGTCGCCCTCGCCGGGCCGCGCGAGCCGCTCCTGGACCAGCTGCACCGGGCGCCCGCGGCCGTGCGCCGCGCGGCCGCCGCCGCCGCACGCCGCGTGCGCGTGCCACCGCGCCGGGTGCTGCGGGTGATGGCCTTCTCGCCCGGGGGCGGGACCGTGCACGACCTGGCCCGCCGGGGCGCCGGCTACCGCATGGTCACCAGTGTCAGCGCGCACGCCGGGACCCTCGTCCTCGGCAGTCTCGTGGAACCGGGCATCGCCGTGTGCGCGCTGCCACCGGCACGGGTCTGA
- a CDS encoding GAF and ANTAR domain-containing protein, which produces MPEQAREERLAAAFVELADTLVDDFDVISFLQLLATRCVDLLDVAAAGVVLSTPEGGSLEASGSDERSGRLEQLGVEWGEGPGLDCFRSGRVVDGTLLANGSPHARWPRFAPHALQTGFASVTATPLRLRGLTIGALSLFLERPEPLPGAQLGLAQALARLATIGILQRRAVHRQSVVVGQLETALRSRVVIEQAKGALSHRHRISVDEAFTLMRQYARSQRRRLTAVAEEVVDGTADPPLPPSPPLPRAETAD; this is translated from the coding sequence ATGCCCGAACAGGCCCGTGAGGAGCGGCTCGCCGCCGCCTTCGTCGAGCTCGCCGACACGCTCGTCGACGACTTCGACGTCATCAGCTTTCTCCAACTCCTCGCCACGCGATGCGTCGACCTCCTGGACGTCGCGGCCGCGGGCGTCGTCCTGTCCACGCCGGAGGGCGGCTCCCTGGAGGCGTCCGGGTCCGACGAACGCAGCGGCCGCCTGGAACAGCTCGGCGTCGAGTGGGGCGAGGGTCCGGGCCTCGACTGCTTCCGCTCCGGCCGGGTCGTCGACGGCACGCTCCTGGCGAACGGGAGCCCGCACGCGCGCTGGCCCCGCTTCGCCCCGCACGCCCTCCAGACGGGCTTCGCCTCCGTCACGGCCACGCCCCTGCGGCTGCGCGGGCTGACCATCGGCGCGCTCAGCCTCTTCCTTGAGCGCCCCGAGCCGCTGCCGGGCGCGCAGCTCGGGCTCGCGCAGGCCCTGGCCCGCCTTGCCACCATCGGGATCCTCCAGCGGCGCGCCGTACACCGGCAGAGCGTCGTCGTCGGCCAGCTGGAGACGGCCCTGCGGTCCCGGGTCGTCATCGAGCAGGCCAAAGGCGCCCTGTCGCACCGCCACCGGATCAGCGTGGACGAGGCGTTCACGCTGATGCGCCAGTACGCCCGCTCGCAGCGGCGGCGGCTCACCGCGGTCGCCGAGGAGGTGGTGGACGGCACCGCGGACCCGCCGTTGCCGCCCTCTCCGCCCCTGCCCCGCGCGGAGACGGCCGACTGA